From Pseudorca crassidens isolate mPseCra1 chromosome 15, mPseCra1.hap1, whole genome shotgun sequence, one genomic window encodes:
- the LOC137207529 gene encoding uncharacterized protein — translation MSFQKFWRDYKVLIVMVPLVGLIHLGWHRIKSSPVFQIPNKDDLPEPGRVAVTSAEKNHLPGK, via the coding sequence ATGAGCTTTCAGAAATTCTGGAGAGACTACAAAGTTCTGATTGTTATGGTACCTCTAGTTGGGCTCATACATTTGGGGTGGCACAGGATCAAAAGCAGCCCTGTCTTCCAAATTCCTAATAAGGATGACCTTCCTGAGCCAGGCAGAGTGGCAGTCACAAGTGCTGAGAAGAACCACCTCCCAGGGAAATAG
- the LOC137207530 gene encoding uncharacterized protein encodes MKNSKWIRKNWLLVAGIFFTGIHLGTYFIQRAAKQSVKSQPELKQKSLNNELK; translated from the coding sequence atgaaaaatagcaaATGGATCAGAAAGAACTGGCTTCTTGTAGCTGGGATTTTCTTCACAGGCATCCATCTCGGAACATATTTTATACAGAGAGCTGCAAAACAATCTGTAAAGTCTCAGCCTGAACTCAAACAAAAGAGTTTGAATAAtgaactaaaataa
- the MKKS gene encoding molecular chaperone MKKS, whose protein sequence is MTRLEAKKPSFCRSEPLTSERVKATLSVLKGIVTSCYGPAGRLKQLHNGLGGSVRTTSQSAALLANLPVTHPILKILTTSVQNHVSCFSDGGLFTAILCCNLVENVQRIGLTPTTVIKLNKQLLILCISYLKSEACGCRIPVNFSSTQILLCLVRSILTSKPACMLTTKEVDHISTLILRAFLLIIPENAQDHIILGKSIIVPLKHQRVIDSTVLPGILIEISEVQLMKILPIKKSDSFKVALFCVSLSGDLSDTGEGNVVVSYGVSLENAVLDQLLNLGRQLVSDHVDLVLCQKVIHPSLKQFLRTHHVIAVDRVGVAVMEPLSKVTGTRPIGSLDSISPSSYGSVKDLCTAKFGFKHFFHLIPNEVTVCSLLLCNRNDTAWDELKLTCQTALHALQLTIKEPCVLLGGGCTETHLAAYIRHKMRSEPEGILRDDGCTQTELQLIAEAFCSALESLAGSLEHDGGEILTDGKYGHFWSVQADSPSVVNWPDLLSRCGCGLYSSQEELSWSFLRSARLPFVPLTCLPCEATDSAGNLTLDCFTAKLSGLQVAVETANLILDLSYVIEDKN, encoded by the exons ATGACTCGTTTAGAAGCTAAAAAGCCCTCATTCTGTAGAAGTGAGCCACTGACAAGCGAACGAGTGAAGGCCACCCTCTCTGTCTTGAAAGGCATCGTCACATCCTGCTATGGCCCGGCAGGCAGGCTGAAGCAGCTGCACAACGGCCTGGGGGGCTCTGTGCGCACAACCTCCCAGTCGGCAGCCCTCCTCGCCAACCTGCCAGTCACccatcccattttaaagatactgACAACTTCTGTGCAGAATCACGTGTCCTGCTTCAGTGACGGCGGCTTATTCACAGCCATTCTTTGCTGCAACTTAGTTGAAAATGTTCAGAGAATAGGTTTGACACCGACCACTGTCATTAAGTTAAATAAGCAGCTTTTGATCCTCTGCATCAGTTACCTAAAATCTGAGGCCTGTGGTTGTCGAATCCCAGTCAACTTTAGTAGCACTCAGATCCTCCTCTGTTTGGTGCGTAGTATATTAACAAGTAAACCTGCCTGTATGCTCACCACAAAGGAAGTCGACCATATCAGTACTTTGATTCTGAGAGCCTTTCTGCTTATAATTCCAGAAAATGCCCAAGACCACATCATTTTAGGAAAGAGTATAATTGTCCCTTTAAAACATCAAAGAGTTATAGATTCTACTGTGTTACCTGGAATACTTATTGAAATATCAGAAGTTCAATTGATGAAGATATTACCTATCAAAAAATCAGATTCCTTCAAGGTGGCACTCTTTTGTGTGTCTTTATCCGGAGACCTTTCTGATACTGGAGAAGGAAATGTGGTGGTGAGTTACGGAGTTTCTCTTGAAAATGCAGTCCTGGACCAGTTGCTTAACCTAGGAAGGCAGCTAGTTAGTGATCACGTAGATCTTGTCTTGTGCCAAAAAGTTATACACCCATCTTTGAAGCAGTTTCTCAGAACGCATCATGTTATTGCTGTAGACAGAGTTGGAGTGGCTGTGATGGAACCCCTGAGTAAAGTGACAG gaacaaGGCCTATTGGTTCCTTGGACTCAATCTCTCCCAGTAGTTATGGAAGTGTGAAAGATTTGTGCACTGCAAAATTTggcttcaaacatttttttcatcttattcctaATGAAGTAACTGTCTGCAGCTTGCTTCTCTGCAACAGAAATGACACAGCCTGGGATGAACTGAAG CTCACGTGTCAAACAGCACTGCATGCTTTGCAGTTAACAATCAAGGAACCATGCGTTTTATTAGGAGGTGGCTGTACTGAAACTCATTTGGCGGCATATATCAGACACAAG ATGCGTAGCGAGCCGGAAGGCATTCTTAGAGATGACGGATGTACCCAGACAGAACTCCAGCTGATCGCTGAAGCATTCTGCAGCGCACTCGAATCTCTCGCTGGCTCTTTAGAACACGACGGAGGTGAAATTCTCACTGACGGGAAGTATGGACACTTTTGGTCAGTTCAGGCTGATTCTCCCTCTGTTGTGAACTGGCCAGATTTGCTTTCAAGATGTGGCTGTGGACTCTACAGCAGCCAGGAAGAACTTAGCTGGTCCTTCTTAAGGAGTGCTCGTCTTCCTTTTGTGCCTCTAACCTGCCTTCCGTGTGAAGCCACGGACTCAGCTGGCAACCTGACCTTGGACTGTTTTACTGCAAAGCTTAGTGGCCTGCAGGTGGCTGTGGAGACTGCCAATTTGATTTTGGATCTTTCATATGTCATTGAAGATAAAAACTGA